The stretch of DNA TCATAATACATATTTAAATCAATTATTGCAAGATGTTTTTATTATTTAATAATTATTATCTTCAAATTCTTTATTAATTATAAAAAAAATCATAGCCCTTTGCTATGATTTTTTACATTATCTTATTTCTTTTCCAAAAGGCATTAAAGATAGTTTAGCTAATTTTAATGATTGTGCCGCAAATGGTATCCCTACTATAGTAATACATAAAGCTACTGCACTTATTAAATTAGCAATACATAACTCTAATCCACCAAAAATTAACCATATTATATTTAATAATAAACTACTATCACTATCATCTACAGTTATGACTTCTTTACCAAAAGGTGCTAATTGGAGAGATGCCATTTTAAAACATTGAAGCCCTATTGGAATTCCTATTATTGTAATGCACCAAAGAAATCCAGATGCTAACCAAGCTATAGCATTAAATAAGCCACCAAATATAATCCAAATTATATTTCCTAAACAAGACATAAAACATTCTCCTATCTTTTCTTTACAGTTTATAATATTATATACTCTTAAGTTTGTTTACTGTTTAAAGTTTTATCTATTTCATTGTTATTAAAGTTATTGAGTTTTCATCTTCTATATTTTCTTCTATTATTTCTATATTTGATAACTTCTTAATTACAATATAGCTTAATATTATAGCTACATTGAAAACCATCATAGCTATAAAGGTATATAAAAATTGTGGCATTATAGCTAATGTTATAGGTGATTTTATTAAATAGCAATAATTAGCTCCTATAACATTATCCACAAAGAATACAATTATATGATATATATTTGTGAATATTAATATTCCTTCTAAATTCTTTGCTGATAACTTTAATTCATCTACTGATAAAACATATATTACTCCCCAAATTAAAAACATATGTCCAATAAAATACGATATTTTTGTATAATGCGGAAAAGCAAAGGGATCTGTACCTGGTAATAAAAGTGCAAATACAGCTCCAAAACCTCCCCAATAAACTGCTAAAGTTTTTAATTTTTTATTATTTATTAAAAGTCCTATCGCTAAACATATAATAGAAACTCTACAATTATATAGTGGCAATCCTTCTTCTAACACTCTATAACCTGATACCACATACCATATATATAAAATAACTTGTTGCATTATTAGAGTTATTGCTATTGTATTTTTAACTCTTGTTCCCAACTTCTTATTTTCTTTCAAATCTTTTTTAAAATTTATTATTAAAATACACACTAATATAGATATCAATAATATAGATATATGTGCCACACCAAATTTTACAAACGTTTGTCCATCTGGTTGAGTCCTAAATATTTCTCTTAATAAATCCATATTTTAACATTCTCCCCCTTTATGCTCTTGTATCTATTCTCGTACTATCATCTTACTCAATAAATCCTAACTTATCAACAGTAAAATCCTTATAAATTTGTAAAAAAACAAAAAGAGATTCGGAATAATCCGAATCTTTATAGTTGAACTAAAGCACAATTTTCTATAGATGCTATCCCATTTTCTCTACAATATAATAATATTTCATCACTTTCTGCACCTGGTTGAATCAAAACATTCTTTATTCCAAGAGAATTTGCTTCTTTTAATATTTCTAATCCCAATTTTGGATTTACACATAAATCTATTGCATCTATTTTATAAGGAACTTCTGTTAATGTTTTGAACACATTCTCTCCACCCTTTGGATGAACTCCAGATACCACATAACTTTTGCTTTTAAATTTTTCTAATATTTTATATGCATACTTACTAGTATTAGTAACATCTCCAACAACTACCCAATTTTTTAACTGAATCATTTCTTTTATATTCATTAGCTTCCTCCTTAATATATTCCTTTTCAATATATAATATTATTTTTTTCTATTTTTAGCAATAATATTCTATTAACACATTATTTTTTCAGTATAAATATAGTATAATTTAAGTATACTAATTAAACCGCTTCTTAGGGGGACATAATATGAAAATTGCTTTAAAAATACTATTTTTTTTACCGACTATTATTTTTTCACTACTTATAATTCTTGATTTATTTGATTTTACTTATAAACTATTTAAACTAAAAAAATCATCTTCTAATTTAAAGTTTAAGTATATATCTAAAATTAATATCCTTAATAAAGTTTCTTTAATTTGTGGAATTATAATAGTTTTAACTACTATTCATTCTAGACATATTGATTTTTGGAGTTTAGCAGGTTTATATCTTGTAGAAACTACTTTAATAGATTCTTGTACTGTTTTTAGTGATGACTTTATTTTTATACAAAAAGTAAAAATTCCTTATACTACTATAGAAAGTCTTTTGTGCCAAAAATCTGATATTTCTAAATCAAAGAAAAGAACATTACTTATAAGAAGTGAAAACAAAAAAGAAATCACATTATTCACAAATAAAAAGAATTCAGATTTTTTAATTTCCTATCTTAAAGATAAAAATGATAAAATATCAGTTAATTTTGAACAACTTTAATAAAACCCAACAGGTAATATTCATATCTGTTGGGTTTATTTTTATATAACAACAAAGGTATTTAAGTATTCTTCTTCTATTGGTCCCTTATCTCTAAGATATCTCTTCATAGCCTCAATTGCTGTAACTTCTAATTTTTCTCTATTTTCTCCTAAATATTTAGGAACTGCTTGCTCTGTTATATAGCTTACACTATATGACTTTTCTGCGTTTAATTCTTCTCCCTCTACAAATAATTTTTGTATTCTATGACCTTTTGGATTTTCTATAAGAATATATGCTTTTATCCCAATTGCTCTTGGCATAAATCCTCCTATTTGACCAAAAGGATTTTTACTATACGTTTGTTCTATCATAGTTTCTAAAAGTTCTACTATTTCATAGCCCTTTAAGGTTACATTTATTATTTTCGGATTCATAGGAACTATATTAAACAAATCATTTACTGTTATTTTTCCTGGTACTATAGGTGTTCCATATCTCCATCCATGAGAAAAACAGATTTTATTTCCTGTTACATTAGAAATAGATTTTAATAGGAAATTATCCATAGTAGACTCCATAGATAAATCTCTATTTAATACACTATTAGTTTCTCCTACTACTACATCTAATTCCTCTTTATATGGCTCATAAGCATTTTCTATAAGAGTTTCTATTTCTTGATTTTTTTCTATATTATCTGAAATAGTAATAAGTTCATGAGTATAATCTATTACTTTTCCATCTAAAATATCTAAATCTAATCTTCCTATAAAAGAGCCATGACATCCAGATTGTATAAGTATAGTATCTCCTATTTTTATAGGAGAATTTAGTCTATTATGAGTATGACCACTTATACATATATCTACATCATTAACAGTTTGTAATATTTCATAATCTGTTGGCATTCCAAGATGTGATAATAAAACTATAACATCTACCTTATGCTTATTTT from Clostridium chauvoei encodes:
- a CDS encoding bifunctional metallophosphatase/5'-nucleotidase translates to MTEKKRLTIIQINDVHGHVKPHNEAFFEANGINIKEAGGYSRIKTVIDSIKQENPNTIVLDCGDTFHGTFITTQTQGNAIIPIMNKMGIDAMTAHWDFAYTPSHLAEISRRLNYPMLSANTYVYDKKKRLFDPYIIKEIDGLKIGIIGMACEHVVQGFPQKFSQGIYMSPEYKEIPQTVVELKNKHKVDVIVLLSHLGMPTDYEILQTVNDVDICISGHTHNRLNSPIKIGDTILIQSGCHGSFIGRLDLDILDGKVIDYTHELITISDNIEKNQEIETLIENAYEPYKEELDVVVGETNSVLNRDLSMESTMDNFLLKSISNVTGNKICFSHGWRYGTPIVPGKITVNDLFNIVPMNPKIINVTLKGYEIVELLETMIEQTYSKNPFGQIGGFMPRAIGIKAYILIENPKGHRIQKLFVEGEELNAEKSYSVSYITEQAVPKYLGENREKLEVTAIEAMKRYLRDKGPIEEEYLNTFVVI
- a CDS encoding YccF domain-containing protein, encoding MSCLGNIIWIIFGGLFNAIAWLASGFLWCITIIGIPIGLQCFKMASLQLAPFGKEVITVDDSDSSLLLNIIWLIFGGLELCIANLISAVALCITIVGIPFAAQSLKLAKLSLMPFGKEIR
- a CDS encoding CoA-binding protein, whose protein sequence is MNIKEMIQLKNWVVVGDVTNTSKYAYKILEKFKSKSYVVSGVHPKGGENVFKTLTEVPYKIDAIDLCVNPKLGLEILKEANSLGIKNVLIQPGAESDEILLYCRENGIASIENCALVQL
- a CDS encoding TIGR02206 family membrane protein — protein: MDLLREIFRTQPDGQTFVKFGVAHISILLISILVCILIINFKKDLKENKKLGTRVKNTIAITLIMQQVILYIWYVVSGYRVLEEGLPLYNCRVSIICLAIGLLINNKKLKTLAVYWGGFGAVFALLLPGTDPFAFPHYTKISYFIGHMFLIWGVIYVLSVDELKLSAKNLEGILIFTNIYHIIVFFVDNVIGANYCYLIKSPITLAIMPQFLYTFIAMMVFNVAIILSYIVIKKLSNIEIIEENIEDENSITLITMK